Proteins from one Arthrobacter sp. DNA4 genomic window:
- a CDS encoding aspartate/glutamate racemase family protein, protein MRILVANVNTTESMTDSIAASARSVAAAGTEIVGITPRFGADSCEGNFESYLAAIAVMDAVTSYPEPFDAVIQAGYGEHGREGLQELLDVPVVDITEAAASTAMFLGHKYSVVTTLDRTVPLIEDRLKLAGLDARCASVRASGMAVLELEEEPDRAVEAIINQAMLAVTQDKAEVIVLGCGGMAGLDEQIRQRAGVPVVDGVASAVTIAESLVRMRLSTSKVRTFAAPRPKTVIGWPLNTPAVPAQL, encoded by the coding sequence ATGCGCATACTCGTCGCAAACGTCAACACCACCGAGTCGATGACAGATTCGATTGCGGCCTCTGCACGCAGCGTGGCCGCTGCCGGGACGGAAATCGTCGGTATCACCCCGAGGTTTGGCGCGGACTCCTGCGAAGGAAACTTCGAAAGCTACCTGGCTGCCATCGCCGTCATGGATGCCGTCACTTCCTACCCGGAGCCGTTCGACGCCGTTATCCAGGCCGGCTACGGCGAACATGGCCGCGAAGGGCTGCAGGAGCTCCTGGACGTGCCGGTGGTGGACATCACGGAGGCCGCCGCCAGTACGGCCATGTTCCTGGGCCACAAGTACTCCGTGGTCACCACCCTGGACCGCACGGTTCCCCTCATTGAGGACCGGCTGAAGCTGGCCGGGCTGGACGCCAGGTGCGCGTCAGTCCGGGCCAGCGGCATGGCCGTGCTGGAGCTTGAGGAGGAGCCGGACCGCGCCGTGGAAGCCATCATTAACCAGGCCATGCTGGCGGTCACCCAGGACAAGGCCGAGGTCATTGTCCTGGGCTGCGGCGGCATGGCCGGGCTGGATGAACAGATCCGGCAGCGGGCCGGCGTTCCCGTGGTGGATGGAGTGGCCTCCGCGGTCACCATCGCTGAATCCCTGGTCCGGATGCGCCTGTCCACCTCCAAGGTGCGGACCTTCGCTGCCCCAAGGCCCAAGACCGTCATAGGCTGGCCACTGAACACGCCGGCCGTGCCGGCGCAGCTCTGA
- a CDS encoding SDR family oxidoreductase — MSTPQQVRRVAVVTGAGSGIGREVARQMLADGYRVALAGRREAQLKETADGSPDALVVPCDVTRPDDVERLFEAARQQWGRVDVLFNNAGVFGPAASVDEISLEDWNATLAVNLTGSMLCAAVAVRAMKAQEPQGGRIINNGSISAHSPRPRTVAYTVTKHAMTGLTKSIDLDGRGYGITCGQIDIGNTATEIMDTIGVGSGALQADGSRKVEPMFPVADAARAVLMMANMPASASVGSLVVTAAGMPFIGRG; from the coding sequence GTGAGCACCCCCCAGCAGGTCCGAAGAGTAGCCGTCGTCACCGGGGCCGGATCCGGCATCGGCCGGGAGGTCGCCCGGCAGATGCTGGCGGACGGCTACCGCGTGGCACTTGCCGGCCGCCGGGAGGCGCAGCTGAAGGAAACCGCGGACGGCAGCCCGGACGCGCTCGTGGTGCCCTGCGACGTCACCCGGCCCGACGACGTCGAACGGCTTTTCGAGGCGGCCCGGCAACAGTGGGGGCGGGTGGACGTGCTGTTCAATAACGCCGGTGTCTTTGGTCCGGCGGCCAGTGTGGACGAAATCAGCCTGGAGGACTGGAACGCAACGCTGGCCGTGAACCTCACCGGATCCATGCTGTGTGCGGCGGTCGCAGTCAGGGCCATGAAGGCCCAGGAGCCGCAGGGCGGGCGGATCATCAACAACGGGTCCATCTCGGCCCATTCGCCCCGGCCCCGGACCGTGGCGTACACCGTCACCAAGCACGCCATGACCGGGCTGACCAAGAGCATTGATCTGGACGGCCGCGGCTACGGCATCACGTGCGGACAGATCGATATCGGCAACACGGCCACGGAGATCATGGACACCATCGGCGTCGGCTCCGGGGCGCTGCAGGCGGACGGCAGCCGCAAGGTGGAACCGATGTTCCCGGTGGCGGACGCGGCGCGCGCGGTGCTGATGATGGCCAACATGCCGGCCTCGGCCAGCGTGGGCTCGCTCGTGGTCACCGCCGCGGGCATGCCCTTCATCGGACGCGGGTAG
- a CDS encoding asparaginase — translation MPHNPHATFTVDSAVELAVIERSGFVESRHIGSAVLLSADGAVVTELGDITTPIYARSALKPFQALASMQSGVPLRGAQVAIACGSHTGSLDHMDVVAGMLKAAGVREDQLQCPEAWPQDETARNWLVRSEKGKSRLAYNCSGKHAAFLWACTENGWDTHSYLEPNHPLQQRVRSVIEEYTGEKIAHLGIDGCGAPVAAVSLKGLAQAYSQLAKAPGDQSFSARAATIATSMLDYPWAVQGRGEANTVVMDELEVIAKIGAEGVLAMATPQGVSVAVKILDGNIRATSLVALTLLAAAGAVEIPGVASALEKVVEPVLGGGRPVGKIRLGPAVSALLD, via the coding sequence ATGCCGCACAATCCGCACGCAACCTTTACCGTGGACTCCGCCGTCGAACTGGCTGTGATTGAACGCAGCGGCTTTGTGGAGTCGCGGCACATCGGTTCCGCCGTCCTCCTGTCCGCCGACGGCGCGGTGGTGACCGAGCTGGGAGACATCACTACGCCCATCTACGCCCGGTCCGCATTGAAACCGTTCCAGGCACTGGCGTCCATGCAGTCCGGCGTTCCGCTGCGTGGCGCCCAGGTGGCCATCGCGTGCGGAAGCCACACAGGGTCCCTGGACCACATGGACGTGGTGGCGGGAATGCTCAAGGCGGCCGGCGTCCGCGAAGACCAGCTGCAGTGCCCCGAAGCGTGGCCGCAGGACGAAACGGCCCGGAACTGGCTGGTGCGCTCCGAGAAGGGGAAGTCGCGGCTGGCCTACAACTGTTCCGGAAAGCACGCCGCTTTCCTCTGGGCCTGCACCGAGAACGGGTGGGACACGCACAGCTACCTGGAGCCCAACCACCCGCTGCAGCAGCGGGTTCGCAGCGTCATCGAGGAATACACCGGCGAGAAGATCGCCCATCTGGGGATTGATGGCTGCGGTGCCCCCGTGGCGGCGGTTTCCCTCAAGGGCCTGGCCCAGGCGTACTCACAGCTGGCCAAGGCCCCGGGCGACCAGAGCTTCAGCGCCAGGGCCGCCACCATCGCCACGTCGATGCTCGATTACCCGTGGGCCGTTCAGGGCCGCGGCGAAGCCAACACCGTGGTGATGGACGAGCTGGAGGTCATCGCCAAGATCGGGGCCGAGGGTGTCCTTGCCATGGCCACGCCCCAGGGGGTTTCGGTCGCCGTGAAAATCCTGGACGGGAACATCCGGGCGACGTCGCTGGTGGCCCTGACCTTGCTTGCCGCTGCCGGGGCCGTGGAGATCCCGGGGGTTGCCAGCGCCTTGGAGAAGGTGGTGGAACCCGTACTGGGCGGCGGCCGGCCGGTCGGCAAGATCCGGTTGGGGCCGGCGGTTTCGGCCCTCCTGGACTGA
- the purD gene encoding phosphoribosylamine--glycine ligase: MKVLVIGPGGREHAIVRSLLADPNVSEVHAAPGNAGISKLVPTHNINGNDPDAVAELATRLAVDLVVVGPEAPLAAGVSDAVREAGIPVFGPSKAAAQLEASKAFAKEVMAEAGVPTAMALVATNAEEAASALDTFGAPYVVKDDGLAAGKGVVVTRNRDEALAHAQSCFDAGGSVVIEEFLDGPEVSLFVLCDGQNTVALSPAQDFKRIFDNDEGPNTGGMGAYTPLEWAPEGLVQEVLERVAQPTVNEMARRGTPFVGVLFVGLALTSRGTRVIEFNVRFGDPETQAVLARLKTPLGALLMAAAKGELDKAEELRWAKETAVAVVIASENYPDKPRTGDRIRGLKKVEALDGVHVIHAGTALDADGKVVSAGGRVLAVVALGSDLMEARERAYDGVELVQLEGSQFRSDIAGKAARGEIKVPYGATGSMPIVKAKA, from the coding sequence GTGAAGGTACTCGTCATTGGCCCCGGAGGCCGCGAACACGCCATTGTCCGCTCCCTGCTTGCCGACCCCAACGTGTCCGAAGTCCACGCGGCGCCCGGCAATGCCGGGATCAGCAAGCTGGTCCCCACACACAACATCAACGGCAATGATCCGGATGCGGTTGCGGAACTGGCCACCCGGCTGGCCGTGGACCTGGTGGTGGTGGGCCCGGAGGCTCCACTGGCCGCGGGTGTCTCCGACGCCGTTCGTGAAGCCGGTATCCCCGTCTTTGGACCCAGCAAGGCTGCTGCCCAACTGGAGGCCTCCAAAGCTTTCGCCAAAGAGGTCATGGCGGAGGCCGGCGTCCCCACTGCCATGGCCCTCGTGGCCACCAACGCCGAGGAAGCAGCGTCCGCCCTGGACACCTTTGGTGCCCCGTACGTGGTGAAGGACGACGGCCTGGCTGCCGGCAAGGGCGTAGTGGTCACCAGGAACCGTGACGAAGCCCTGGCCCACGCCCAGTCCTGCTTTGACGCCGGCGGCTCGGTGGTCATCGAGGAATTCCTGGACGGCCCCGAGGTTTCCCTCTTTGTCCTCTGCGACGGCCAGAACACCGTGGCGCTCTCGCCCGCCCAGGATTTCAAGCGCATCTTCGACAACGATGAAGGGCCCAATACCGGCGGCATGGGTGCCTACACCCCGCTCGAGTGGGCGCCCGAGGGCCTGGTGCAGGAAGTCCTCGAAAGGGTAGCCCAGCCCACGGTCAACGAAATGGCCCGCCGCGGAACCCCCTTCGTCGGCGTCCTGTTCGTCGGCCTGGCCCTCACCTCCCGTGGTACCCGGGTCATCGAATTCAACGTCCGCTTCGGCGACCCCGAGACGCAGGCAGTCCTCGCCCGGCTCAAGACCCCCCTCGGTGCGCTGCTGATGGCGGCCGCCAAGGGCGAACTGGACAAGGCAGAAGAGCTGCGGTGGGCCAAGGAAACCGCCGTCGCCGTCGTCATCGCCTCCGAAAACTATCCGGACAAGCCCCGCACGGGCGACCGCATCCGCGGCCTCAAGAAGGTGGAAGCCCTGGACGGCGTGCACGTCATCCACGCCGGAACCGCCCTGGACGCGGACGGCAAGGTGGTTTCCGCCGGCGGCCGCGTCCTGGCGGTCGTCGCCCTGGGCAGCGACCTGATGGAGGCGCGCGAACGGGCGTACGACGGCGTGGAGCTGGTTCAGCTGGAAGGCTCCCAGTTCCGCAGCGACATTGCCGGCAAGGCCGCCCGCGGCGAAATCAAGGTGCCCTACGGCGCCACGGGCTCGATGCCCATCGTGAAAGCAAAGGCCTGA
- a CDS encoding ABC transporter ATP-binding protein produces MTTASFGTANEDNAHLTKAESRAVRRRSLALLGSLIRPVRVRFWLTIAMVVLSQAARVAGPALIAFGIDHALPALQAGNNLPLVFTGVAYLLAAVATAGLTALYVTSTARLSQAMLLDLRVRVFRHTQRLSLEFHEKYTSGRIIARQTSDLEALRELLDSGVSSLASGMLFMAFTAATIFALDWRSGLLVLAAGVPMFFLSRWYQKHSQIAFRESRVVSARLIVHFVETMTGIRAVKAFRKERENSERYGKLAEDYRLVTVRSINLNGIFQPGLVLIGNVCVAVVLLFGGFRVLGGDLAVGVLLALILSTKRFFQPVDQMAMFYNSFQSAQAALEKVSGLLEEVPTVRPPKNPIALPNATGRIDFSDVEFRYGDGPVVVPTLDLHIPAGQTVALVGQTGAGKSTLAKLIARFYDVTSGTLTLDGVDLRDLATSDLRRNIVMVTQEAFLFSGSVADNIALGRPEASRAEIEEAAKAVGAHEFILELPEGYDTDVNKRGGRVSSGQRQLISFARAFLARPAVLILDEATSSLDIPSERLVQAGLARLLAGTEAARRTALIIAHRLSTVETADRVLVVHDGRIVEDGTPEELIGGGGRFADLHGAWKDSLV; encoded by the coding sequence ATGACTACCGCATCGTTCGGCACAGCCAACGAAGACAACGCCCACCTCACCAAGGCGGAGAGCCGGGCAGTACGACGCCGGTCGCTCGCCTTGCTGGGGTCGCTGATCCGTCCCGTGCGGGTGCGGTTCTGGCTGACCATCGCCATGGTGGTGCTCTCCCAGGCCGCCCGGGTGGCGGGGCCCGCCCTGATCGCCTTCGGCATCGACCACGCCCTCCCCGCCCTCCAGGCCGGCAACAACCTCCCGCTGGTGTTCACCGGAGTCGCCTACCTGCTGGCAGCGGTTGCGACGGCGGGACTCACCGCCCTGTACGTCACCTCCACCGCGCGGCTCAGCCAGGCCATGCTGCTGGACCTCCGGGTCCGCGTGTTCCGGCACACCCAGCGGCTCAGCCTGGAGTTCCACGAAAAGTACACCTCAGGCCGCATCATCGCGCGGCAGACCTCTGACCTTGAGGCGCTGCGGGAGCTCCTTGACTCGGGCGTCAGCTCGCTGGCCTCCGGAATGTTGTTCATGGCCTTCACCGCTGCCACCATCTTTGCCCTTGACTGGCGGAGTGGACTGCTGGTGCTGGCCGCCGGTGTGCCCATGTTCTTCCTCTCGCGCTGGTACCAGAAGCACTCGCAGATCGCCTTCCGGGAATCACGCGTGGTCTCTGCCCGGCTGATTGTGCATTTCGTGGAAACCATGACCGGCATCCGCGCCGTGAAGGCCTTCCGCAAGGAGAGGGAAAACTCGGAGCGCTACGGGAAACTGGCTGAGGACTACCGGCTGGTGACCGTCCGCTCCATCAACCTCAACGGCATCTTCCAGCCCGGCCTGGTGCTGATCGGCAACGTCTGCGTCGCCGTCGTCCTGCTCTTCGGCGGGTTCCGCGTGCTGGGCGGCGACCTTGCCGTGGGCGTGCTCCTGGCCCTCATTCTGTCCACCAAACGGTTCTTCCAGCCCGTGGACCAGATGGCCATGTTCTACAACTCGTTCCAGAGCGCGCAGGCAGCCCTGGAGAAAGTTTCCGGACTCCTCGAGGAGGTGCCAACGGTGCGGCCGCCAAAGAACCCGATCGCACTGCCCAACGCCACGGGGCGCATCGACTTCAGCGACGTTGAGTTCCGCTATGGCGACGGCCCCGTGGTGGTGCCCACCCTGGACCTGCACATTCCCGCCGGGCAGACCGTGGCCCTGGTGGGCCAGACGGGTGCCGGGAAATCGACCCTCGCCAAACTCATCGCCCGGTTTTATGACGTCACCTCCGGCACGCTCACCCTGGATGGTGTGGATCTCCGGGACCTGGCCACTTCCGACCTCCGCCGGAACATCGTCATGGTCACCCAGGAAGCGTTCCTCTTCAGCGGCTCCGTGGCGGACAACATCGCCCTGGGCAGGCCGGAGGCGTCACGCGCTGAAATCGAAGAGGCTGCCAAGGCAGTGGGAGCACACGAGTTCATCCTGGAACTTCCCGAGGGCTACGACACGGACGTCAACAAGCGCGGCGGCAGGGTCTCCTCCGGCCAGCGCCAGCTGATCAGCTTTGCCAGGGCCTTCCTGGCCCGGCCGGCGGTGCTGATCCTGGATGAAGCCACCTCCTCGCTGGACATCCCGTCCGAACGCCTGGTACAGGCCGGGCTGGCCAGGCTGCTGGCCGGCACGGAAGCAGCGCGGAGGACCGCGCTCATCATCGCCCACCGGCTTTCCACGGTGGAGACGGCGGACCGTGTCCTGGTGGTCCACGACGGTCGGATCGTGGAGGACGGCACCCCTGAAGAACTCATCGGCGGGGGTGGCCGGTTCGCTGACCTGCACGGGGCATGGAAGGATTCGTTGGTTTAA
- a CDS encoding phosphoribosylaminoimidazolesuccinocarboxamide synthase — protein sequence MTTPENRGYATDTLDLPGWKHIYSGKVRDLYEPADEAVLQRFGQDCVLVVASDRISAYDHVLSSEIPDKGRILTQLSLWWFDQLGVEHHVLGSTVEDGVPAEVEGRAMICKKLDMFPVECIARGYLTGSGLVEYKASGTVCNIPLPEGLVDGSRLEHAIFTPSAKALIGEHDENITYDAVVALVGDDIAGRLSELTLKIYTTAEKIARERGIILADTKVEFGYDAVSGSITLGDEVLTPDSSRFWDAATYKPGQAQPSYDKQYVRDWLTSAESGWDKSSDTPPPALPADVVDRTRSRYVEAYEKITGKTFS from the coding sequence ATGACCACTCCCGAGAACCGCGGCTACGCCACCGACACCCTGGACCTGCCCGGCTGGAAGCACATATATTCCGGCAAGGTCCGCGACCTCTACGAGCCCGCCGACGAAGCCGTCCTTCAGCGGTTCGGGCAGGACTGCGTGCTGGTGGTGGCCAGCGACCGCATCAGCGCCTACGACCACGTGCTGTCCAGCGAAATCCCTGACAAGGGGCGCATCCTCACCCAGCTGAGCCTGTGGTGGTTCGACCAGCTTGGCGTTGAACACCACGTGCTCGGCTCCACCGTTGAGGACGGTGTTCCCGCCGAGGTTGAAGGCCGGGCCATGATCTGCAAAAAGCTGGACATGTTCCCGGTGGAGTGCATTGCCCGCGGCTACCTCACCGGTTCCGGGCTGGTGGAATACAAAGCGTCCGGAACGGTGTGCAACATTCCGCTGCCGGAGGGGCTGGTGGACGGATCCCGGCTGGAGCACGCGATCTTCACCCCGTCCGCCAAGGCCCTGATCGGCGAGCATGACGAGAACATCACCTACGACGCCGTGGTGGCCCTGGTGGGGGACGACATCGCCGGCCGCCTCAGCGAGCTGACCCTGAAGATCTACACGACGGCGGAAAAGATCGCCCGGGAGCGCGGCATCATCCTGGCGGACACCAAGGTTGAATTCGGGTACGACGCCGTCTCTGGCTCGATCACCCTTGGCGACGAGGTGCTGACCCCCGATTCCTCGCGCTTCTGGGACGCAGCCACCTACAAGCCGGGACAGGCCCAGCCGTCCTACGACAAGCAGTACGTGCGTGACTGGCTGACCTCGGCCGAATCCGGCTGGGACAAGTCATCCGACACCCCGCCGCCGGCCCTTCCGGCAGACGTGGTGGACCGAACCCGCAGCCGGTACGTCGAGGCGTACGAGAAGATCACCGGAAAGACCTTTTCCTAG
- a CDS encoding sterol carrier family protein, protein MAVARRRIDVQEGKAALKAWLEGAQPPSGAPLPRTVLATAVRYSLEELTARAPGNSVEVRVPPFGVTQCVEGPRHTRGTPPNVIECDAATWLAMVTGRMAWADAVAAHKVAASGLRADLSALLPL, encoded by the coding sequence ATGGCCGTAGCCCGCCGTCGTATTGACGTCCAGGAAGGCAAGGCAGCGCTGAAGGCATGGCTGGAAGGTGCGCAGCCGCCGTCGGGCGCTCCCCTGCCGCGGACCGTCCTGGCCACTGCCGTGCGGTACTCCCTGGAGGAGCTGACGGCGCGGGCTCCGGGCAACTCGGTCGAAGTGCGGGTGCCGCCGTTTGGCGTCACCCAGTGCGTGGAGGGCCCGCGGCATACGCGCGGCACCCCGCCCAACGTCATTGAGTGCGACGCCGCCACCTGGCTTGCCATGGTTACCGGCAGGATGGCATGGGCGGACGCCGTCGCTGCCCACAAGGTGGCGGCGTCCGGCCTGCGTGCGGACCTCTCGGCCCTGCTCCCCCTCTAA
- a CDS encoding helix-turn-helix transcriptional regulator — translation MGNGFGEKLRAERLERGMTQAELGKDLYSPSYISLLETGRREPTAEVIEELARRLELAPKALEAWSQPISVSDAEYVLAGLYARQAWDLRDYPLAASHAASAAQIALEGRNTSAWWNMSYMQAECLLKHGDLLECRQLTERLLEHPMARESAGLGARARQMLAVVYQRQGQLTTAVDLATDAVEVAQQLPKGSIITVGAYRALIGALAESGRLDDAWKYCQDLLGQVDEDAMTQLAGEVAWVVGNVAFMRHDYTEGVKHHERAARLLSPANDIELWARFNKASAAVRLSSGIVEPETLAAIERAELAFSIVSGTKSDELEVAFIRARWLYLTGDIVAAVEKLRAIHAENSELAKHTAGEVSLLLGKSLKAAGDTEEALVHLEEAQKAFIAAGAQDRVQQALDAILEIKLAQKRAAAASKAS, via the coding sequence GTGGGCAATGGATTCGGGGAAAAGCTCAGGGCGGAGCGGCTCGAGCGGGGCATGACCCAGGCTGAGCTGGGCAAAGACCTTTATTCACCCAGCTACATCTCCCTACTCGAAACCGGACGTCGTGAGCCAACGGCCGAGGTCATTGAGGAATTAGCCCGGAGGCTCGAATTGGCGCCGAAGGCCCTCGAGGCGTGGAGCCAACCTATCTCCGTCAGCGATGCTGAATATGTTCTCGCGGGCCTGTATGCCCGCCAGGCCTGGGACCTAAGGGATTACCCATTGGCGGCCAGTCACGCTGCCTCCGCCGCCCAAATAGCACTCGAAGGCAGGAACACGAGTGCCTGGTGGAACATGAGCTACATGCAGGCGGAGTGCCTGCTGAAACATGGCGATCTGCTCGAGTGCCGGCAGTTGACCGAGAGGCTTCTCGAACACCCGATGGCACGGGAGTCTGCGGGGCTGGGGGCGCGTGCCCGCCAAATGCTGGCCGTGGTGTACCAGCGCCAGGGCCAGCTGACCACAGCCGTCGATCTCGCCACTGATGCCGTAGAGGTCGCGCAGCAATTGCCCAAGGGCTCAATTATCACTGTCGGCGCCTACAGGGCACTGATTGGCGCCTTGGCCGAAAGTGGCCGCCTCGACGATGCCTGGAAGTACTGTCAGGATTTGCTTGGACAAGTCGATGAAGACGCCATGACGCAACTGGCCGGAGAAGTCGCTTGGGTGGTCGGCAATGTGGCGTTCATGCGCCACGACTACACCGAGGGCGTGAAACACCACGAGCGGGCGGCCCGTCTGCTCTCCCCCGCCAATGACATTGAGTTGTGGGCGCGGTTCAACAAGGCCTCTGCGGCGGTCAGGCTTTCCTCAGGCATCGTGGAACCGGAAACGCTGGCTGCGATCGAGCGCGCCGAGCTGGCGTTCTCCATTGTCAGCGGCACCAAGAGCGATGAGCTCGAAGTCGCCTTCATCCGCGCACGATGGCTCTACTTAACCGGGGACATTGTCGCCGCCGTCGAGAAACTCCGGGCGATCCACGCGGAGAATTCAGAGCTCGCCAAGCACACCGCGGGTGAAGTTTCTCTCCTCCTGGGCAAGTCCCTCAAGGCCGCAGGCGACACGGAGGAAGCGCTGGTGCACCTTGAGGAGGCACAAAAGGCCTTCATTGCCGCCGGCGCGCAGGACCGGGTGCAGCAGGCGCTGGATGCCATCCTCGAAATCAAACTGGCGCAGAAACGCGCGGCGGCGGCTTCCAAAGCCAGCTGA
- a CDS encoding ABC transporter ATP-binding protein, producing the protein MAKQTPFFRSISRLYPHVRPIIPRLLLGLLCALLASVVALTIPQVLRVLVNTALQPGGSTEAVWTSAGVILVLGVAEAGLVALRRQFVINPATTVETRMRVSLYDHLQELTVSFHDRWGSGQLLSRAMTDLNFLRRWMAFGAIMLVVTTLTVVIGIVAMFAMSWQLALIFLAAAVPIIINSFRFRTRFSKVARRSQDQAGDLATTVEESVHGIRVLKAFGRSREALENFNEQAEELRQTEIEKARHQATFTLVVTLLPELALGAGLVVGVMLCASGELSIGALVAFFATAAVIASPVEFSGMLLAMALTAKTAVDRHYEVMDTRNTISSPAEPRRPGELAGALHFTNATFAFEDASDKPILKDINLDVRPGETMALVGITGSGKSALIQLVPRLYDVTSGAISIDGVDIRDFEVEELRRIVGVAFEDTTLFSNSVRDNVLLGAPVRSEEVLDEALDVAQAHFAYSLPQGVDTLIGEEGLSLSGGQRQRIALARAIAARPRVLVLDDPLSALDVHTEELVEARLREVLKDTTTLIVAHRPSTVALADRVALLENGRIAAVGTHTELLARNQHYRYVIASLDREPRDLDTELSALEDQAEEVTR; encoded by the coding sequence ATGGCCAAGCAGACTCCCTTTTTCCGATCCATCAGCCGTCTTTATCCGCACGTCCGGCCCATCATCCCCCGGCTTTTGCTCGGCCTTCTCTGCGCACTTCTGGCCAGTGTGGTGGCATTGACCATCCCCCAGGTGCTGCGGGTCCTGGTCAACACTGCCCTGCAGCCCGGGGGTTCGACGGAGGCGGTCTGGACCTCTGCAGGCGTCATCCTGGTACTGGGAGTCGCCGAAGCGGGACTGGTGGCCCTGCGCCGACAGTTCGTGATCAACCCTGCCACCACCGTGGAAACGCGGATGCGGGTGTCGCTCTATGACCATCTCCAGGAACTGACCGTCTCCTTCCACGACCGGTGGGGCTCCGGGCAGCTGCTGTCCCGTGCCATGACCGACCTGAACTTCCTCCGGCGGTGGATGGCCTTCGGCGCCATCATGCTGGTGGTCACCACCCTGACCGTGGTCATCGGCATCGTGGCCATGTTCGCGATGAGCTGGCAGCTGGCCCTGATCTTCCTTGCCGCCGCCGTTCCCATCATCATCAACAGCTTCCGGTTCCGTACCCGGTTCAGCAAGGTGGCCAGGCGCAGCCAGGACCAGGCCGGCGACCTTGCCACCACGGTGGAGGAATCCGTCCACGGCATCCGCGTGCTCAAGGCGTTTGGGCGGAGCCGGGAAGCCCTGGAGAATTTCAACGAGCAGGCTGAGGAACTGCGCCAGACGGAGATTGAGAAGGCACGCCACCAGGCAACGTTCACCCTGGTGGTCACCCTGCTTCCCGAGCTGGCGCTGGGTGCCGGCCTCGTGGTGGGTGTCATGCTGTGCGCGAGCGGCGAATTGAGCATCGGCGCCCTGGTGGCGTTCTTCGCCACTGCGGCAGTCATCGCCTCCCCCGTGGAGTTCTCCGGCATGCTGCTGGCCATGGCACTTACCGCCAAGACCGCCGTCGACCGCCACTACGAAGTGATGGACACCCGGAACACCATCAGCAGCCCCGCGGAGCCCCGGCGGCCAGGCGAACTGGCCGGTGCGCTCCACTTCACCAACGCAACCTTCGCCTTCGAGGATGCCTCGGACAAGCCGATCCTCAAGGACATCAACCTCGACGTCAGGCCCGGGGAAACCATGGCCCTGGTTGGCATCACGGGCAGCGGAAAAAGTGCGCTGATCCAGCTGGTGCCGCGCCTTTACGACGTCACCAGCGGGGCCATCAGCATCGACGGCGTGGACATCAGGGACTTCGAGGTGGAGGAACTGCGCAGGATTGTGGGCGTGGCCTTCGAGGACACCACGCTCTTCTCCAATTCGGTGCGGGATAACGTCCTGCTCGGCGCGCCCGTCCGCTCCGAGGAGGTCCTGGACGAGGCCCTCGACGTGGCGCAGGCCCACTTCGCCTACTCCCTGCCCCAGGGCGTGGACACCCTGATCGGCGAGGAGGGCCTGAGCCTGTCCGGCGGCCAGCGGCAGCGCATCGCCCTGGCCCGCGCCATCGCCGCCCGTCCGCGCGTCCTGGTCCTGGACGATCCCCTGTCCGCCCTGGATGTCCACACCGAGGAACTGGTGGAGGCACGCCTCCGGGAGGTCCTGAAGGACACCACCACCCTCATCGTGGCCCACCGGCCGTCCACGGTAGCCCTCGCTGACCGTGTGGCGCTGCTGGAGAACGGGCGCATTGCCGCCGTGGGAACGCACACCGAACTGCTGGCCCGCAACCAGCACTACCGCTACGTCATCGCCAGCCTGGACCGGGAGCCGCGGGACCTGGACACCGAACTGTCGGCACTTGAGGACCAGGCTGAGGAAGTGACCCGATGA